Proteins encoded together in one Dechloromonas sp. HYN0024 window:
- the acs gene encoding acetate--CoA ligase — translation MSNESVQLIYPSDEMVKNAAVSGMDAYRALCAEADADYPEFWAKRAREFITWKQPFTQSLDESNAPFFKWFADGKLNVSYNCLDRNVEAGLGEKVAIIFEADNGEVTKVTYKEMLSKVSKFANALRGMGVKKGDRVVIYMPMTIEGICAMQACARLGAIHSIVFGGFSAQSLRDRINDAGAVALITSDGQFRGGKAIPLKPIADEAFAMGGCESVKNVIVFKRTGGDVNMVAGRDTWLHDAVANQSDVCEPEWVEAEHPLFLLYTSGSTGKPKGVQHSTGGYLLHAIMTMKWTFDIKPSDVFWCTADIGWVTGHTYITYGPLACGATEIVFEGVPTYPDAGRFWKMIQDHKATIFYTAPTAIRSLIKSSDTNPAVHPKSYDLSSLRILGSVGEPINPAAWTWYYENVGGGRCPIVDTFWQTETGGHMITPLPGATPLVPGSCTLPFPGIQFAVVDETGADLPWGQGGILVCKKPWPSMIRTIWNDDERFVKSYYPADFQGKYYLAGDGAIRDKDTGYFTITGRIDDVLNVSGHRMGTMEIESALVANPLVAEAAVVGRPDDLTGEAIVAFVVLKGQRPTGDDAKRIIKELSDWVGKEIGPIAKPKDIRFGDNLPKTRSGKIMRRLLRGLAKGEELTQDTSTLENPAILEQLKG, via the coding sequence ATGTCGAATGAGTCCGTGCAGCTAATTTATCCGTCTGACGAAATGGTCAAGAACGCGGCGGTTTCGGGGATGGACGCCTATCGGGCGCTGTGCGCGGAAGCGGATGCCGACTACCCGGAATTCTGGGCCAAGCGCGCCCGTGAGTTCATCACCTGGAAGCAGCCCTTTACCCAGTCGCTTGATGAATCCAACGCTCCGTTTTTCAAGTGGTTTGCCGACGGCAAGCTGAACGTCTCCTACAACTGTCTCGACCGCAACGTCGAAGCCGGTCTGGGCGAAAAAGTCGCCATCATCTTCGAAGCCGACAACGGCGAAGTCACCAAGGTGACTTACAAGGAGATGTTGTCCAAGGTTTCCAAGTTCGCCAATGCCCTGCGCGGCATGGGTGTCAAGAAGGGTGACCGCGTCGTCATCTACATGCCGATGACCATCGAAGGCATCTGCGCCATGCAGGCCTGTGCCCGTCTCGGCGCCATTCACTCCATCGTTTTCGGCGGCTTCTCGGCCCAGTCCCTGCGCGATCGTATCAACGACGCCGGTGCCGTTGCCCTGATCACCTCCGACGGCCAGTTCCGCGGTGGCAAGGCCATCCCCCTCAAGCCGATCGCTGACGAAGCCTTCGCCATGGGTGGCTGCGAGTCGGTCAAGAACGTCATCGTCTTCAAGCGTACTGGCGGCGACGTCAATATGGTTGCCGGTCGTGACACCTGGCTGCACGATGCCGTTGCCAACCAGTCCGACGTCTGCGAACCGGAATGGGTCGAAGCCGAACACCCGCTCTTCCTGCTCTACACCTCGGGTTCCACCGGCAAGCCGAAGGGTGTCCAGCACTCCACCGGTGGCTACCTGCTGCACGCCATCATGACCATGAAGTGGACCTTCGACATCAAGCCGTCGGACGTCTTCTGGTGTACGGCCGACATCGGCTGGGTTACTGGCCACACCTACATCACCTACGGCCCGCTGGCCTGCGGCGCTACCGAAATCGTTTTCGAAGGCGTCCCGACCTATCCGGATGCCGGTCGTTTCTGGAAGATGATCCAGGATCACAAGGCCACCATTTTCTACACCGCACCGACCGCCATCCGTTCGCTGATCAAGTCGTCCGACACCAACCCGGCTGTCCATCCGAAGAGCTACGACCTGTCTTCGCTGCGCATCCTCGGTTCGGTCGGCGAGCCGATCAACCCGGCTGCCTGGACGTGGTACTACGAGAACGTTGGCGGCGGCCGTTGCCCGATCGTCGATACCTTCTGGCAAACCGAAACCGGTGGTCACATGATCACCCCGCTGCCGGGCGCTACCCCGCTGGTTCCGGGTTCCTGCACCCTGCCGTTCCCGGGCATCCAGTTCGCCGTGGTCGATGAGACCGGTGCCGATCTGCCGTGGGGCCAGGGTGGTATCCTGGTTTGCAAGAAGCCGTGGCCGTCGATGATCCGTACCATCTGGAACGACGACGAGCGCTTCGTCAAGTCCTACTATCCGGCCGACTTCCAGGGTAAGTATTACCTGGCTGGCGACGGTGCGATCCGCGACAAAGACACCGGCTACTTCACCATTACCGGCCGTATCGACGACGTGCTGAACGTTTCCGGTCACCGCATGGGCACCATGGAAATCGAATCGGCCCTGGTTGCCAATCCGCTCGTTGCCGAAGCTGCCGTTGTTGGCCGTCCGGACGACCTGACTGGTGAAGCCATCGTTGCCTTCGTCGTGCTCAAGGGCCAGCGCCCGACCGGTGACGACGCCAAACGCATCATCAAGGAACTGTCTGACTGGGTTGGCAAGGAAATCGGTCCGATCGCCAAGCCGAAGGACATCCGTTTCGGTGACAACCTGCCGAAGACCCGTTCGGGCAAGATCATGCGTCGTCTGCTGCGTGGTCTGGCCAAGGGCGAGGAACTTACGCAAGACACCTCGACGCTGGAGAACCCGGCTATTCTGGAACAGCTCAAGGGTTAA
- a CDS encoding TIGR00645 family protein, producing the protein MSSPIKYLESFIFASRWIQAPLYLGLIVAQVVYCWLFMVELSHLVHNAIDAAHISEAEIMLAVLGLIDVVMIANLLVMVIVGGYETFVSRLDLDDHPDQPEWLSHVNAGVLKIKLSTAIIGISSIHLLKSFINAANLSEHTLQWQVIIHVVFLFSALAMAMVDKTMTQTLALQQHQKNH; encoded by the coding sequence ATGAGTTCGCCCATCAAGTATCTCGAGTCCTTCATCTTCGCCAGCCGCTGGATTCAGGCACCGCTCTACCTCGGCCTGATCGTTGCTCAGGTGGTGTATTGCTGGCTGTTCATGGTTGAACTGAGCCATCTCGTCCATAACGCCATCGACGCCGCCCACATCAGCGAAGCCGAAATCATGCTCGCCGTGCTCGGTCTGATCGACGTGGTAATGATTGCCAACCTCCTCGTCATGGTTATTGTCGGCGGCTATGAAACTTTTGTTTCCCGCCTTGATCTCGACGACCATCCGGACCAGCCGGAATGGCTCTCACACGTCAATGCAGGCGTCCTCAAGATCAAATTGTCGACAGCCATCATCGGCATTTCGTCGATCCACCTGCTGAAGAGTTTCATCAATGCTGCCAACCTGTCCGAGCATACGCTGCAATGGCAGGTCATCATCCACGTCGTATTCCTTTTCTCCGCCCTGGCCATGGCGATGGTAGACAAGACCATGACCCAGACCCTCGCTCTTCAACAACACCAGAAAAACCACTGA
- a CDS encoding fumarate hydratase codes for MTAIKQEDLIQSVADAFQYISYYHPLDYIKALGEAYEREESPAAKDAIAQILTNSRMSAEGHRPICQDTGIGMVFIKVGMQVTWPDATMSIQQMIDEGVRRAYGNPDNPLRASVLADPAGARKNTKDNTPAVVHFEIVPGHHVEVICAAKGGGSEAKSKFAMLNPSDDLVDWVLKKIPEMGAGWCPPGIIGIGIGGTPEKAMLLAKESIMAPVDIHELKAKAATGAKLTRPEELRLELMEKINALGVGAQGLGGLTTVLDVKVLDYPCHAANLPVALVPNCAATRHCHFHLDGSGPAKLDVPKLEDWPAVTWTPDLKSATQVNLNTLTKEEVAAWKPGQKLLLNGKMLTGRDAAHKRIADMLAKGEKLPVDFTNRVIYYVGPVDPVRDEVVGPAGPTTGTRMDKFTRMMLEKTGLISMIGKSERGPVAIEAIKDNKSAYLMAVGGAAYLVAKAIKSAKVVGFADLGMEAIYEFDVENMPVTVAVDSSGVSVHNTGPKEWQIKIGKMPVSA; via the coding sequence ATGACCGCCATCAAACAAGAAGATCTCATCCAGTCTGTCGCCGATGCCTTCCAGTACATCAGCTACTACCACCCGCTTGATTACATCAAGGCCCTCGGTGAAGCCTACGAGCGCGAAGAAAGCCCCGCCGCCAAGGACGCCATCGCCCAGATCCTGACCAACTCCCGGATGTCCGCCGAAGGCCACCGACCGATCTGCCAGGATACCGGCATCGGCATGGTCTTCATCAAGGTCGGCATGCAGGTCACCTGGCCGGATGCGACCATGAGCATCCAGCAGATGATCGACGAAGGCGTCCGTCGCGCCTACGGCAACCCGGACAATCCGCTGCGCGCCTCGGTGCTGGCCGACCCGGCGGGTGCCCGCAAGAACACCAAGGACAACACCCCGGCCGTCGTCCATTTCGAAATTGTCCCCGGTCATCACGTTGAAGTGATCTGTGCCGCCAAGGGTGGTGGTTCGGAAGCCAAATCCAAGTTCGCCATGCTCAACCCCTCTGACGATCTGGTCGATTGGGTGCTCAAGAAGATCCCGGAAATGGGTGCTGGCTGGTGCCCGCCCGGCATCATCGGCATCGGCATCGGCGGCACGCCGGAGAAGGCCATGCTCCTCGCCAAAGAATCGATCATGGCCCCGGTCGACATCCATGAACTCAAGGCCAAGGCAGCTACCGGCGCCAAGCTCACGCGCCCGGAAGAACTGCGCCTTGAACTGATGGAAAAGATCAATGCTCTCGGCGTCGGTGCCCAGGGTCTCGGCGGCCTGACCACCGTGCTCGACGTCAAGGTTCTCGACTACCCCTGTCACGCTGCCAACCTGCCGGTGGCACTGGTCCCCAACTGTGCGGCAACCCGTCACTGCCACTTCCACCTCGACGGCTCGGGCCCGGCCAAGCTGGACGTGCCGAAACTCGAGGACTGGCCAGCCGTGACGTGGACGCCGGACCTCAAGTCGGCCACCCAGGTCAACCTCAACACCCTGACCAAGGAAGAAGTCGCTGCCTGGAAGCCGGGCCAGAAACTGCTCCTCAATGGCAAGATGCTGACCGGCCGCGATGCCGCCCACAAGCGTATTGCCGACATGCTGGCCAAGGGCGAAAAGCTGCCGGTCGACTTCACCAACCGCGTGATTTACTACGTCGGCCCGGTTGATCCGGTGCGTGACGAAGTCGTTGGCCCGGCTGGCCCGACCACCGGCACCCGGATGGACAAGTTCACCCGCATGATGCTCGAAAAGACCGGCCTTATTTCGATGATCGGCAAGTCCGAACGCGGCCCGGTCGCCATCGAAGCCATCAAGGACAACAAGTCCGCCTACCTGATGGCCGTCGGCGGTGCCGCCTATCTGGTTGCCAAGGCAATCAAGTCGGCCAAGGTCGTCGGCTTCGCCGATCTCGGCATGGAAGCCATCTACGAGTTCGACGTCGAGAACATGCCGGTAACGGTCGCCGTTGATTCGTCGGGGGTCAGCGTGCACAACACCGGCCCGAAGGAATGGCAGATCAAGATCGGCAAGATGCCGGTCAGCGCCTGA
- a CDS encoding ATP-binding protein, whose translation MKVAFWRSLRGRLLLLALLVEATMLFFLISNSLRLLRDHMGEQARVQAEQIAPILNAALVAPLAQSDYATVQAVLDESHSAKGINYLAVIDVRGSVVAIAGWSRDQPLPVPDERFDLDITEHLPRYDVERPISLAGQRLGTLHFGLDLTEIIAARQNLLTQGLVIAAGELLLSAGLLAFLGLLITRQLSVLTRASREVAEGKLTPPPVPEGDDDVGRLGAAFNAMSGAVRERVNLLTDARNQMAELAEASRLEHARLDALLAAMEFGVLFSDQWDKVVYTNQAFARLWHLEDFTTLSRGLPLTTLLARIKSLVSNAEDWAADQGNLRRELFLSDGRILTLHRVGVRASGEEILGQLWIFSDVSREKYAAQQLLAAKEAAEAATQAKASFLATMSHEIRTPMNGIIGMMQLVLGTQLDDEQREYLLLARSSTDTLLTIVNDILDFSKIEAGKMELELIPFELERLILDVQGILNASAASRNVQLVCEISPGLSERLLGDPTRLRQILTNLMTNAIKFTRDGVVKLVARAGEGRPDGKVDIEILVIDSGIGIPAEKLGSIFLPFTQADHSTTRNYGGTGLGLAIVSHLVGLMGGRISAESTVGQGSTFRINIPLRKADVVMPAQPSTPTLASGMRPLRILLAEDNLINQKVALGLLRKHGHAVHLATNGEEAVAAYMADGQNFDIILMDMQMPTLDGVEATRQIRRYEASGRRIPIVALTANASGVDRETCLAAGMDDYVSKPFQISEVLAVLTRHVIDRQPD comes from the coding sequence ATGAAAGTCGCTTTCTGGAGATCCCTGCGCGGCCGCTTGTTGCTTCTGGCTTTGCTGGTCGAAGCGACGATGCTTTTTTTTCTGATCAGCAACAGCCTGCGCCTGCTGCGCGACCATATGGGCGAACAGGCCAGGGTTCAGGCTGAACAGATTGCACCGATTCTCAATGCAGCCCTGGTGGCACCGCTGGCCCAGTCGGATTACGCGACGGTGCAGGCTGTTCTTGATGAAAGTCATTCGGCCAAAGGAATCAATTATCTGGCGGTCATCGATGTTCGGGGGAGCGTGGTGGCGATTGCCGGCTGGTCGCGAGATCAGCCCTTGCCAGTACCGGATGAGCGGTTTGATCTCGATATCACCGAGCATCTCCCGCGCTATGACGTCGAACGCCCGATCAGCCTGGCCGGGCAACGCCTCGGTACGCTTCACTTTGGTCTGGATCTGACCGAGATCATCGCCGCCCGGCAAAATCTGCTGACCCAGGGGCTGGTTATCGCCGCCGGCGAACTCCTCCTTTCCGCTGGTCTGTTGGCTTTTCTCGGGCTGCTGATCACGCGCCAGCTTTCCGTCTTGACGCGAGCCAGTCGCGAGGTGGCCGAAGGGAAGCTGACGCCCCCGCCGGTTCCCGAAGGTGACGATGATGTGGGTCGTCTCGGCGCAGCCTTCAACGCCATGTCGGGGGCGGTGCGGGAGCGGGTCAATCTGCTCACCGATGCGCGCAACCAGATGGCAGAACTGGCGGAGGCGAGCCGGCTGGAGCATGCGCGTCTCGACGCCTTGCTTGCGGCGATGGAGTTTGGCGTTCTCTTTTCAGATCAATGGGACAAGGTGGTCTACACCAATCAGGCTTTTGCCAGGCTGTGGCACCTGGAGGACTTTACTACCCTGTCGCGCGGACTTCCCCTGACAACACTGCTAGCCCGCATAAAATCGTTGGTCAGCAATGCCGAAGACTGGGCGGCGGATCAAGGCAACCTGCGGCGCGAACTATTCTTGTCCGACGGCAGGATACTGACCTTGCATCGCGTCGGGGTGCGTGCGTCGGGCGAGGAGATCCTTGGACAACTATGGATATTCTCCGATGTCAGCCGCGAGAAATATGCCGCCCAGCAGTTGCTTGCCGCCAAGGAAGCGGCAGAGGCAGCAACCCAGGCCAAAGCGTCGTTTCTGGCGACGATGAGCCATGAAATTCGTACTCCGATGAATGGCATCATCGGCATGATGCAGTTGGTGCTGGGCACGCAACTTGACGACGAGCAAAGGGAATACCTCCTGCTGGCACGGTCGTCGACCGACACCTTGTTGACTATCGTGAACGACATTCTGGATTTTTCAAAAATCGAGGCCGGCAAAATGGAGTTGGAGTTGATTCCATTCGAACTGGAACGACTTATCCTCGACGTGCAGGGAATCCTCAATGCGTCGGCCGCTTCGCGCAACGTCCAGCTGGTTTGCGAGATATCCCCGGGGCTTTCCGAACGTTTGCTGGGTGACCCGACGCGATTGCGTCAAATTTTGACCAACCTGATGACAAACGCCATCAAATTCACTCGCGATGGCGTGGTCAAGCTTGTTGCGCGGGCAGGGGAAGGCCGGCCCGACGGGAAGGTTGATATTGAGATTCTGGTCATCGACAGCGGTATCGGCATCCCGGCCGAAAAGCTCGGCAGCATCTTCCTGCCATTTACCCAGGCCGATCACTCGACGACCAGAAACTACGGCGGTACTGGCCTTGGACTGGCCATCGTTTCGCATCTGGTTGGCTTGATGGGTGGCCGGATCTCGGCCGAAAGCACGGTTGGTCAGGGTAGTACTTTCCGCATCAATATTCCGCTACGCAAAGCCGATGTTGTCATGCCCGCCCAGCCATCGACACCGACCCTGGCGAGCGGCATGCGTCCGTTACGCATTTTGCTGGCAGAAGACAACCTGATCAATCAGAAGGTTGCCCTCGGGTTGTTGCGCAAACACGGACATGCCGTGCATCTGGCGACCAACGGCGAGGAGGCAGTCGCGGCGTATATGGCGGATGGTCAGAATTTCGACATCATTCTGATGGATATGCAGATGCCGACGCTCGATGGGGTCGAGGCAACCCGGCAGATCAGACGTTACGAGGCTTCTGGCCGGCGCATTCCGATCGTCGCCCTGACCGCCAATGCCAGTGGCGTGGATCGTGAGACCTGTCTTGCTGCCGGTATGGATGACTATGTTTCAAAACCATTCCAGATCAGCGAAGTACTGGCGGTGCTGACCCGGCATGTCATTGACCGACAGCCGGACTGA
- a CDS encoding phosphate/phosphite/phosphonate ABC transporter substrate-binding protein, producing MRLKSLFALSFALLFGLCNTLGAAEIQSAFRIGIAPHTSARVILEMYQPLRVYLEKALGRPVEIVTAGDFTEYARRGIQQQYDLAVTTGHQARLFETDAAYLPLLTYRTDFKAVLLVASSSSYREPRDLANTTVIGLSPASLVTIWGQHWLHRNSVANVNIRYVSASDSVAQLVLNGEGSAGMTSLANYQNLQPAVRDRLRILSESLPLAGRVYLLNKRHAAIKDKVISLLWAFAETPEAQQYFQKYKLDGYRKLDPRELVEMTPYANEVRQALKQSK from the coding sequence ATGCGTCTGAAGTCTCTCTTTGCTCTCTCATTCGCCTTGCTTTTCGGCTTGTGTAATACGCTTGGTGCAGCCGAGATTCAGTCGGCTTTCCGCATTGGCATCGCCCCGCACACCAGTGCGCGTGTCATTCTGGAAATGTATCAGCCCTTGCGCGTCTATCTCGAGAAGGCACTTGGACGGCCGGTCGAAATTGTGACGGCCGGCGACTTTACCGAATATGCCCGGCGAGGCATTCAGCAACAATATGACCTGGCGGTGACGACTGGGCATCAGGCCCGCTTGTTCGAAACCGATGCGGCTTACCTGCCCTTGCTGACCTACCGGACAGATTTCAAGGCGGTGCTCCTGGTGGCGTCGAGCAGTTCCTACCGCGAGCCCAGAGATCTTGCCAACACAACTGTGATTGGACTGTCACCAGCCTCGCTGGTGACCATTTGGGGGCAGCATTGGCTGCATCGAAATTCAGTTGCCAACGTCAATATCCGCTATGTCAGTGCTTCGGACAGCGTGGCGCAACTGGTATTGAACGGCGAGGGGAGTGCCGGGATGACGTCGCTCGCCAATTATCAGAACCTGCAGCCGGCGGTTCGCGACAGATTGCGCATTCTGAGTGAAAGCCTGCCCCTGGCTGGCCGCGTTTATCTCCTGAATAAACGCCATGCGGCCATCAAGGACAAGGTGATTTCTCTGTTGTGGGCATTTGCCGAGACGCCCGAGGCGCAACAGTATTTCCAGAAATACAAGCTCGATGGATACCGCAAGCTCGATCCTCGTGAGCTGGTTGAAATGACACCCTATGCCAACGAGGTCAGGCAGGCCTTAAAGCAGAGCAAATGA
- a CDS encoding CorA family divalent cation transporter encodes MTHLQENPENGSVRLFHASLVWPLQLQPLAITGSEGRHWEIFESRSETHPWRRIDDEFMDDPGQFKERHYREFVSFLPYVQRFLYGEGRSRNSSPDDPPGGSPMHVFRRKDIAQLRLTLRKGQVPVELNIVHLDLYFFHDLDIVQLNLEVRGNDLPLATVRDILFRFGRAYPSGWEEGGEGLHNVYLAEWIGLDGEVVARSDAEKREKYLSYVCQHRSPCISEHWASLLRPMVLAHSDEAGDLRYRLIEYQRMPVMAYLAIDQPRRLSREDWVRIGLATMLHPNETLPINEPGVIEFEKRYCHDRFWTDSEAGPNTRFMCTGNAFTVVGDAVFPFFIDGERGVLAQFRHQYFLVFLIAHLHRASLLAFSEVLVDAVNDLDIRDDNSVRRFKRRIRANFETFLRFTHRYWFHELSERPHVQAMYRLCSNHLRNDALYDDVRNEIREMSHYLDSDSQRRQSNTVVRLTVITILGLIATVTTGYFGMNIIPFGEGTILERSLHGLFATSTFVVLVLFAVAKSKRLSDFLEAMSDERLTLGGKFRALWGVVGKSER; translated from the coding sequence ATGACCCACCTGCAGGAAAATCCGGAGAACGGCAGCGTTCGGCTTTTTCACGCCAGTCTTGTCTGGCCGCTGCAACTTCAGCCGCTGGCGATTACCGGTAGCGAGGGTCGGCACTGGGAGATTTTCGAGTCGCGTAGTGAAACCCATCCGTGGCGACGCATCGACGATGAGTTCATGGACGACCCGGGTCAGTTCAAGGAGCGCCATTACCGGGAGTTTGTTTCGTTCCTGCCTTACGTTCAGCGGTTTCTCTACGGTGAAGGCCGCTCGCGCAATTCCTCGCCGGATGATCCGCCGGGCGGGTCGCCGATGCATGTCTTCCGGCGCAAGGATATCGCCCAGCTGCGCCTGACGCTGCGCAAGGGGCAGGTACCGGTCGAGCTGAATATCGTCCATCTTGATCTGTATTTCTTCCATGATCTGGATATCGTCCAGCTCAATCTGGAAGTTCGTGGCAACGATCTGCCGCTGGCGACCGTGCGCGATATCCTCTTCCGTTTCGGGCGTGCCTATCCGTCTGGCTGGGAGGAGGGGGGCGAGGGCCTGCACAACGTTTATCTGGCCGAGTGGATCGGCCTTGACGGTGAGGTGGTGGCCCGCTCCGACGCAGAAAAACGGGAGAAATACCTGAGCTATGTCTGCCAGCATCGCAGCCCCTGTATTTCCGAGCACTGGGCCAGCCTGTTGCGGCCGATGGTGCTGGCGCATTCGGACGAGGCGGGTGACCTGCGTTACCGGCTGATCGAGTACCAGCGCATGCCGGTCATGGCTTATCTGGCCATCGATCAGCCCCGCCGCCTGAGTCGCGAGGACTGGGTGCGGATTGGCTTGGCCACGATGTTGCATCCGAACGAGACTTTGCCGATCAACGAACCGGGCGTCATCGAGTTTGAAAAACGCTATTGCCATGATCGTTTCTGGACTGACAGCGAGGCCGGCCCGAACACCCGATTCATGTGCACCGGCAATGCCTTCACTGTCGTCGGTGATGCTGTTTTCCCCTTTTTCATCGATGGCGAGCGCGGCGTTCTGGCTCAGTTTCGCCATCAGTATTTCCTCGTTTTTCTGATTGCCCACCTGCATCGGGCTTCATTGCTGGCCTTTTCCGAGGTTCTCGTCGATGCGGTCAATGACCTCGATATCCGCGACGATAATTCGGTCCGTCGCTTCAAGCGCCGGATCCGTGCCAATTTTGAAACCTTTCTACGCTTTACCCACCGCTACTGGTTTCACGAGCTTTCCGAAAGGCCGCACGTGCAGGCCATGTACCGGCTGTGTTCCAACCATCTGCGCAACGATGCGTTGTACGACGATGTCCGCAACGAAATCCGAGAGATGAGTCATTACCTCGACAGTGATTCGCAGCGTCGCCAATCGAATACGGTTGTCCGGCTGACCGTGATCACCATCCTGGGTTTGATTGCCACCGTCACCACCGGTTATTTCGGCATGAACATCATTCCCTTTGGCGAGGGGACTATCCTCGAGCGCAGCCTGCACGGGCTGTTCGCCACCTCCACTTTTGTCGTGCTGGTGCTTTTTGCCGTGGCCAAGTCGAAACGCCTGTCTGATTTTCTTGAGGCCATGTCGGACGAACGCCTGACGCTGGGCGGAAAGTTCCGGGCGCTGTGGGGGGTGGTTGGCAAGAGCGAACGCTGA
- a CDS encoding diguanylate cyclase domain-containing protein encodes MTKKRKVLVVDASKVVRASLTKQLSNRFEVRDEPNDESAWQTMVLDSAIVAVISGISQSAQGESSLIARLRESKLSRLKNVPFFLSVSNTYSEADREEARNSGVTGFVVKGVTDPSIESIVAAAMDWREDPAEVRQPAPADDEQAGQFQVQSDIGISNIMGDITRLLNPPADEPSEDGSYSEDTVLAEEMLEEYLATNVPEARDGHGVGVLAFGLDGYDDLVQSYGPELAFRSAQKFCFLLSRKIRPEDYIGQLANGRVVIVTRSTTPSVCAGFANRVCKAMASAQISVSGQRIHLTISVGVAVVPDDGVELTERGVLELAYDRLDAAVSAGGNQVVVTSKQAFSDPEKCAAFARQLKELLATIEPAALRPCLGTVGMQLMPILRELDKNFRFELPIEDMNKRLWDRARAERMVT; translated from the coding sequence ATGACAAAAAAGCGCAAGGTTCTGGTGGTTGATGCATCAAAAGTAGTACGTGCATCGCTAACCAAGCAGTTGTCAAACCGTTTTGAAGTGCGTGACGAGCCAAATGATGAATCGGCATGGCAGACCATGGTGCTCGACAGCGCCATTGTCGCGGTCATATCCGGTATCAGCCAGAGTGCCCAGGGTGAGTCGAGCCTGATCGCCCGCCTGCGCGAAAGCAAGTTGTCGCGCCTCAAGAATGTCCCTTTCTTCCTCTCTGTCTCAAATACCTATTCCGAGGCGGATCGGGAAGAAGCACGTAATAGCGGGGTGACCGGATTTGTGGTCAAAGGGGTGACCGACCCCTCGATCGAAAGCATCGTGGCTGCCGCGATGGATTGGCGAGAAGATCCTGCCGAGGTGCGTCAGCCGGCACCTGCTGACGACGAACAGGCGGGGCAGTTCCAGGTACAGTCGGATATCGGTATCAGCAACATCATGGGAGATATCACCCGGCTGTTGAACCCTCCTGCCGACGAACCCAGTGAAGATGGTAGCTATAGCGAAGATACCGTACTTGCCGAGGAAATGCTGGAGGAGTACCTGGCGACCAATGTGCCCGAGGCGCGCGATGGTCATGGCGTCGGTGTGCTCGCTTTTGGCCTTGATGGCTATGATGATCTGGTTCAAAGCTATGGACCGGAACTGGCCTTCCGCTCGGCACAGAAATTCTGTTTCCTGTTGTCGCGCAAAATTCGCCCGGAGGACTATATTGGTCAGTTGGCCAACGGCCGGGTAGTCATCGTTACGCGCTCGACCACGCCTTCTGTCTGCGCCGGATTCGCCAACCGGGTCTGCAAGGCGATGGCCAGTGCACAAATATCCGTCAGTGGTCAGCGCATTCACCTGACCATCAGTGTCGGTGTCGCCGTCGTCCCCGATGACGGCGTCGAGTTGACCGAGCGGGGCGTCCTCGAACTGGCCTATGACCGTCTTGATGCAGCAGTCAGCGCGGGTGGAAACCAGGTGGTGGTGACCTCGAAACAGGCCTTTTCCGATCCGGAAAAATGCGCTGCATTTGCGCGGCAACTCAAGGAGTTACTGGCAACAATTGAGCCTGCCGCTCTTCGGCCTTGCCTGGGTACGGTCGGCATGCAACTGATGCCGATACTGCGGGAACTCGACAAGAATTTCCGTTTTGAACTGCCGATTGAGGACATGAACAAGCGCTTGTGGGATCGGGCACGGGCTGAGCGCATGGTGACCTGA